Proteins co-encoded in one Gossypium arboreum isolate Shixiya-1 chromosome 11, ASM2569848v2, whole genome shotgun sequence genomic window:
- the LOC108472821 gene encoding probable 2-oxoglutarate-dependent dioxygenase AOP1 translates to MSSRTRAKVPVIDFSNQNLKPSSPEWDLLKFQVREALEDYSCFEASFDQLLELRQPVLEALEQLFDLPSQTKQLCVSDKPFRAYSGRPSRLYESMSTDDAHIVENIEQCLTTTLWPQGNISFSKTLASFTQLASGLEKTILRMILESFGLEKYMDEIVDSTNNHLRAMKYGRTNTSEPTLGVPAHCDHTTMTLLCQLNEVQGLEIQNKNGEWININPSPNSFVVMLGESFSVWLNGRLPSAYHRVMMKGNEARYSIGLFARPRGGYLVKVPKELVDDKNPMLFKPFDLEEFLKIYSPQAVQGATKSTLKAYCSV, encoded by the exons aTGAGCTCAAGAACTAGGGCTAAGGTACCGGTCATAGATTTCTCAAACCAGAACCTGAAACCGAGCAGCCCTGAATGGGATTTGTTGAAGTTCCAAGTCCGGGAAGCATTGGAGGATTACAGCTGTTTTGAGGCCTCGTTTGACCAACTCCTGGAACTTCGGCAGCCAGTTTTAGAGGCCTTGGAACAGCTATTTGACTTGCCTTCACAAACAAAACAGCTTTGTGTTTCCGATAAACCCTTTCGTGCCTATTCTGGGCGTCCATCAAGATTGTATGAGAGCATGTCCACTGATGATGCACATATTGTTGAAAACATTGAACAATGCCTCACAACCACTTTGTGGCCTCAAGGAAACATAAGCTTCAG TAAAACTCTGGCGTCTTTCACTCAGCTAGCATCAGGATTAGAGAAGACAATTTTGAGGATGATTTTGGAGAGTTTTGGCCTTGAGAAATACATGGATGAAATTGTGGACTCAACAAATAATCACCTGAGGGCCATGAAATACGGAAGGACTAACACCAGCGAGCCAACCCTTGGGGTACCTGCGCACTGTGATCATACTACAATGACTCTTTTGTGTCAATTAAATGAGGTTCAAGGATTGGAGATCCAAAACAAAAATGGCGAATGGATAAATATAAATCCTTCACCCAACTCTTTCGTAGTCATGCTTGGAGAATCCTTCAGC GTATGGTTGAATGGTCGATTGCCTTCTGCTTATCACCGCGTGATGATGAAGGGAAACGAGGCCAGGTATAGCATCGGATTGTTTGCAAGGCCAAGAGGAGGGTACCTAGTAAAGGTTCCCAAAGAGCTTGTTGATGACAAAAATCCGATGCTCTTCAAACCCTTTGATCTGGaagaatttttgaaaatttactcCCCCCAAGCTGTTCAAGGTGCTACTAAATCTACTCTCAAAGCTTATTGCAGTGTCTAA
- the LOC128283934 gene encoding 10 kDa chaperonin 1, chloroplastic-like, protein MNIFCLSHYYCQLLRKWIAIFIPSKSIGGVLLPKSIVKFERYLIMEIVSVGVEVGKVEPRKKNYYTFAVFFSDINAYEVDLGTDTRHVFCKESYLLAEVD, encoded by the exons ATGAATATCTTCTGTTTGTCCCACTACTATTGCCAATTGTTGAGAAAATGGATTGCAATTTTTATACCATCAAAATCAATTGGTGGGGTTTTGTTGCCCAAATCAATTGTCAAGTTTGAGAGGTACCTGATAATGGAG ATAGTTTCAGTTGGTGTCGAAGTGGGAAAAGTGGAGCCTAGAAAGAAG AATTATTATACTTTTGCAGTTTTTTTCTCGGATATAAATGCTTATGAG GTGGATTTGGGAACAGATACTAGGCATGTGTTTTGTAAAGAGAGTTACTTGTTAGCTGAAGTTGATTGA